The Rhinopithecus roxellana isolate Shanxi Qingling chromosome 13, ASM756505v1, whole genome shotgun sequence genome contains a region encoding:
- the LOC104663633 gene encoding keratin-associated protein 13-2, whose amino-acid sequence MSYNCCSGNFSSRSFGGYLRYPASSCGFSYPSNLVSSTDLCSPSTCQLGSSLYRGCQETCWEPTSCETSFVESSPCQTSCYRPRTSLLCSPCQTSYSGSLGFGSSSCRSLGYGSRRCYSVGCGSSGFRSLGYGGCGFPSLGYGSGFCRPTYLASRSCQSPCYRPAYGSIFCRSTC is encoded by the coding sequence ATGTCCTACAACTGCTGCTCTGGAAACTTCTCCTCCCGCTCCTTTGGCGGCTACCTGCGCTACCCAGCCTCCTCCTGTGGCTTTTCCTATCCCAGCAACCTGGTCTCCAGTACTGACCTCTGCTCTCCCAGCACCTGCCAGCTGGGTTCCTCTCTCTACAGGGGCTGTCAGGAGACCTGCTGGGAGCCCACCAGCTGCGAGACGTCCTTTGTGGAGTCCAGCCCCTGCCAGACCTCCTGCTACCGCCCCAGAACCTCCTTGCTCTGCAGTCCCTGCCAGACGAGTTACTCTGGGTCTCTAGGCTTTGGATCCAGCAGCTGCCGCTCCCTGGGCTATGGATCGAGGAGGTGCTACTCAGTGGGCTGTGGGTCCAGTGGCTTCAGATCCCTGGGTTATGGAGGCTGTGGCTTCCCTTCCCTGGGCTATGGCTCTGGATTCTGCCGCCCAACTTACTTGGCTTCTAGGAGCTGCCAGTCTCCTTGTTACAGACCAGCCTATGGATCAATCTTCTGTAGATCAACTTGCTGA
- the LOC104663659 gene encoding keratin-associated protein 13-1-like gives MRASSQCNSAELTSPVNISYNYCSGNFSSCSSGVYLHYPGYFCGSLYHSNLVYSTDLCSPGTCQLGSSLYKRFQEICWDTPSCHMSCVESSPCQTSCYRPRTSLLCRPCQTTYSESLGFGSSSCHSLGYGSRSCYSVGCGSSGFRSPHYGGCGVSSLGYGSGFCPLTYVLSRTFQSSYYRPTCGSGFYR, from the coding sequence ATGAGGGCATCTTCTCAGTGCAACTCAGCTGAACTCACATCTCCTGTCAACATATCCTACAACTACTGCTCTGGAaacttctcctcctgctcctctggGGTCTACCTGCACTACCCAGGCTACTTCTGTGGCTCCTTATACCACAGCAACCTGGTCTACAGCACTGACCTCTGCTCTCCTGGCACCTGTCAGCTGGGTTCTTCTCTCTATAAGAGGTTTCAGGAGATCTGCTGGGATACCCCTAGCTGCCACATGTCCTGTGTGGAGTCCAGCCCCTGCCAGACCTCCTGCTACCGCCCCAGAACCTCCTTGCTCTGCCGTCCCTGCCAGACAACTTACTCTGAGTCTCTAGGCTTTGGATCCAGCAGCTGCCACTCCCTGGGCTATGGATCGAGGAGCTGCTACTCAGTGGGCTGTGGGTCCAGTGGCTTCAGATCCCCGCATTATGGAGGCTGTGGCGTCTCTTCCCTGGGCTATGGATCTGGATTCTGCCCCCTAACATATGTTCTCTCTAGGACATTCCAGTCTTCTTATTACAGACCAACTTGTGGATCTGGCTTCTACCGATAA